The Streptomyces pactum genome contains a region encoding:
- a CDS encoding acyl-CoA carboxylase subunit beta: MTVLASALDPCAPDHRANHEAMLARLADLDAEHAKALAGGGDKYVARHRKRGKLLARERIELLLDPDTPFLELSPLAAWGSEYTVGGSLVTGIGVVEGVECLITANDPTVRGGASNPWSLKKALRANDIALANRLPCVSLVESGGADLPSQKEIFIPGGAIFRDLTRLSAAGIPTIAVVFGNSTAGGAYIPGMSDHVIMVKERAKVFLGGPPLVKMATGEESDDESLGGAEMHARTSGLADHFAVDEPDALRQARRVVARLNHRKAHPDPGPAEPPKYDPEELLGIVPGDLKSPFDPREVIARIVDASDFDEFKPLYGTSLTTGWAALHGYPVGILANAQGVLFSEESQKAAQFIQLANQRDIPLLFLHNTTGYMVGKEYEQGGIIKHGAMMINAVGNSRVPHLSVLLGASYGAGHYGMCGRAYDPRFLFAWPSAKSAVMGPQQLAGVLSIVARQSAAAKGQPYDDEGDAALRAMVEQQIESESLPMFLSGRLYDDGVIDPRDTRTVLGVCLSAIHTAPYEGARGGFGVFRM; encoded by the coding sequence GTGACCGTCCTCGCCTCCGCCCTCGACCCCTGTGCCCCCGACCACCGGGCCAACCACGAGGCGATGCTCGCCAGACTCGCCGACCTGGACGCCGAGCACGCCAAGGCGCTGGCGGGCGGCGGCGACAAGTACGTCGCCCGGCACCGGAAGCGCGGCAAACTCCTCGCCCGCGAACGCATCGAGCTGCTCCTCGACCCCGACACGCCCTTCCTGGAGCTGTCTCCGCTCGCCGCCTGGGGGAGCGAGTACACCGTCGGCGGATCGCTCGTCACCGGCATCGGGGTCGTCGAGGGCGTCGAGTGCCTGATCACCGCCAACGACCCGACCGTGCGCGGCGGCGCCAGCAACCCCTGGTCGCTGAAGAAGGCCCTGCGCGCCAACGACATCGCGCTCGCCAACCGGTTGCCCTGCGTCAGCCTGGTCGAGTCCGGCGGCGCCGACCTGCCCTCCCAGAAGGAGATCTTCATCCCGGGCGGTGCGATCTTCCGGGACCTGACCCGGCTGTCGGCGGCCGGCATCCCCACCATCGCCGTCGTCTTCGGCAACTCGACCGCCGGGGGCGCCTACATCCCCGGCATGTCCGACCACGTGATCATGGTCAAGGAGCGCGCGAAGGTGTTCCTCGGCGGGCCGCCGCTGGTCAAGATGGCGACCGGCGAGGAGAGCGACGACGAGTCGCTGGGCGGCGCCGAGATGCACGCGCGCACGTCCGGTCTCGCCGACCACTTCGCCGTGGACGAACCGGACGCGCTGCGCCAGGCCCGCCGCGTCGTCGCCCGCCTCAACCACCGCAAGGCACACCCCGATCCGGGGCCGGCCGAGCCGCCGAAGTACGACCCCGAGGAGCTCCTGGGCATCGTCCCCGGCGACCTCAAGTCCCCCTTCGACCCGCGCGAGGTCATCGCCCGGATCGTCGACGCCTCCGACTTCGACGAGTTCAAGCCCCTGTACGGCACGAGCCTGACGACGGGATGGGCGGCCCTGCACGGCTATCCGGTCGGCATCCTCGCCAACGCCCAGGGGGTGCTGTTCAGCGAGGAGTCGCAGAAGGCCGCCCAGTTCATCCAGCTCGCCAACCAGCGCGACATCCCGTTGCTCTTCCTGCACAACACCACCGGCTACATGGTCGGCAAGGAGTACGAGCAGGGCGGCATCATCAAGCACGGCGCGATGATGATCAACGCGGTCGGCAACAGCCGCGTGCCCCACCTGTCCGTCCTCCTCGGCGCCTCGTACGGAGCCGGCCACTACGGCATGTGCGGCCGCGCCTACGACCCGCGCTTCCTCTTCGCCTGGCCCAGCGCCAAGTCGGCCGTCATGGGCCCGCAGCAGCTCGCCGGCGTGCTCTCCATCGTCGCCCGCCAGTCCGCCGCCGCCAAGGGACAGCCGTACGACGACGAGGGCGACGCGGCGCTGCGCGCCATGGTGGAGCAGCAGATCGAGTCCGAGTCGCTGCCCATGTTCCTGTCCGGGCGGCTCTACGACGACGGCGTCATCGACCCGCGCGACACCCGGACCGTCCTCGGCGTGTGCCTGTCCGCCATCCACACCGCGCCCTACGAGGGTGCGCGCGGAGGCTTCGGCGTCTTCCGGATGTGA
- a CDS encoding acetyl/propionyl/methylcrotonyl-CoA carboxylase subunit alpha — translation MSPTSNSPTSNSPTSISPTSISTVLVANRGEIACRIFRTCREAGIRTVAVYSDADENALHARVADAAVRLPGAASADTYLRGDLIVKAAAAAGADAVHPGYGFLSEHAGFARAVTDAGLTWIGPPPQAIEAMASKTRAKELMGIAPLTHVTEADLPVLVKASAGGGGRGMRVVRRLADLDAELTAARAEAASAFGDGEVFVEPYVENGRHVEVQILADTHGTVWALGTRDCSLQRRHQKVIEEAPAPGLGASLTRDLYEQAVRAARAVDYVGAGTVEFLVADGRAHFLEMNTRLQVEHPVTEAVFGLDLVALQLRVAEGHALENDPPRARGHAVEARLYAEDPARSWAPQTGRLHRLTVPDGIRLDTGYTDGDDIGVHYDPMLAKAVAHAPTRAEAVRRLAGALERAAVHGPVTNRDLLVRSLRHEEFTSARMDTGFYDRHLAALTEPAHDPLVPLAAALADASAHAGRFGGWRNLPSQPQVKRYATAGGEHEVRYHHTRAGLTAEGVRVVHADARLVVLESDGVRRRYEVARHGDRIHVGTATLTALPRFPDPTAQHAPGSLLAPMPGTVVRVAEGLTEGTSVQAGQPLLWLEAMKMEHKITAPATGTLTALRAVPGQQVAVGSLLAVVRAA, via the coding sequence ATCAGCCCGACCTCGAACAGCCCGACCTCGAACAGCCCGACCTCGATCAGTCCGACCTCGATCAGCACCGTCCTCGTCGCCAACCGGGGCGAGATCGCCTGCCGGATCTTCCGCACCTGCCGCGAGGCGGGCATCCGGACGGTCGCCGTGTACTCGGACGCCGACGAGAACGCCCTCCACGCGCGCGTGGCCGACGCTGCGGTACGGCTGCCGGGCGCGGCCTCCGCCGACACGTATCTGCGCGGCGACCTGATCGTGAAGGCCGCGGCCGCCGCCGGCGCCGACGCCGTGCACCCCGGCTACGGATTCCTCTCCGAGCACGCCGGCTTCGCCCGCGCCGTCACCGACGCGGGCCTGACCTGGATCGGACCGCCGCCGCAGGCGATCGAGGCGATGGCGTCCAAGACGCGCGCCAAGGAACTGATGGGCATCGCGCCCCTCACGCACGTCACCGAGGCCGACCTGCCGGTCCTGGTGAAGGCCTCGGCGGGTGGCGGCGGACGCGGCATGCGCGTCGTACGGCGCCTCGCCGACCTCGACGCCGAACTGACCGCCGCGCGCGCGGAGGCGGCGAGCGCCTTCGGCGACGGCGAGGTGTTCGTCGAGCCGTACGTCGAGAACGGGCGCCACGTCGAGGTGCAGATCCTCGCCGACACCCACGGCACGGTGTGGGCGCTGGGCACCCGGGACTGCTCCCTCCAGCGCCGCCACCAGAAGGTGATCGAGGAGGCGCCCGCACCGGGCCTGGGCGCATCGCTCACCCGGGACCTGTACGAGCAGGCGGTGCGCGCCGCCCGCGCCGTCGACTACGTGGGCGCCGGGACCGTCGAGTTCCTCGTCGCGGACGGCAGGGCGCACTTCCTGGAGATGAACACCCGCCTCCAGGTCGAGCACCCGGTCACGGAGGCGGTCTTCGGCCTCGACCTCGTCGCCCTCCAACTCCGCGTCGCCGAAGGCCACGCCCTCGAAAACGATCCCCCGCGCGCGCGTGGCCACGCCGTCGAGGCCCGCCTGTACGCCGAGGACCCGGCGCGGAGCTGGGCCCCGCAGACCGGCCGCCTGCACCGCCTCACCGTGCCCGACGGCATCCGCCTGGACACCGGCTACACCGACGGCGACGACATCGGCGTCCACTACGACCCGATGCTCGCCAAGGCCGTCGCCCACGCACCCACGCGCGCGGAGGCCGTCCGCCGACTCGCCGGCGCCCTGGAACGGGCGGCGGTCCACGGTCCGGTCACCAACCGGGACCTCCTCGTCCGCTCCCTGCGCCACGAGGAGTTCACCTCCGCCCGGATGGACACCGGCTTCTACGACCGCCACCTGGCCGCCCTCACCGAGCCCGCCCACGACCCCCTCGTCCCGCTGGCCGCCGCCCTCGCCGACGCGAGCGCCCACGCGGGCCGGTTCGGCGGCTGGCGCAACCTGCCCTCGCAACCGCAGGTGAAGCGCTACGCCACGGCGGGCGGGGAGCACGAGGTCCGCTACCACCACACCCGCGCCGGCCTCACCGCCGAGGGCGTACGCGTCGTCCACGCCGACGCCCGGCTCGTCGTCCTGGAATCCGACGGCGTACGGCGCCGCTACGAGGTCGCCCGCCACGGCGACCGGATCCACGTCGGCACCGCCACCCTCACCGCCCTGCCCCGCTTCCCCGACCCCACCGCCCAGCACGCCCCGGGCTCCCTCCTCGCCCCCATGCCGGGCACGGTCGTCCGCGTCGCGGAGGGGCTGACGGAGGGCACGAGCGTCCAGGCCGGTCAACCCCTGCTGTGGCTGGAGGCGATGAAGATGGAACACAAGATCACCGCCCCGGCCACCGGCACGCTGACGGCGCTGAGGGCCGTACCCGGGCAGCAGGTCGCGGTGGGCTCTCTGCTGGCGGTGGTGCGAGCCGCCTAG
- a CDS encoding acyl-CoA dehydrogenase family protein → MPTMIESEEHKSLRAAVSTFAKSHPRTLGADTEQFWQAAAKLGYIGVNLPEAYGGGGGGITELSLVLEEMGAAGNPLLMMIVSPAICGTVISRFGTEAQKQDWLPTLADGTRMMSFGITEPDAGSNSHRITTTARRDGTDWILTGRKVFISGVDISDATLVVGRTEDARTGKLKPCLFIVPRDTPGFERRRIDMELNAAEKQFELTLDDVRLPADALVGDEDAGLLQLFAGLNPERVMTAAFGIGMGRYALSRALEYARERTVWKTPIGAHQAIAHPLAQAHIDLELARLMTQKAAHLYDAGDDTGAGEAANMAKYAAGEACVKAVDQAVHTLGGNGLTREFGLASLITASRVARIAPVSREMILNYVSHQTLGLPKSY, encoded by the coding sequence ATGCCCACCATGATCGAATCCGAAGAGCACAAGTCCCTCCGCGCAGCGGTATCCACCTTCGCCAAGAGCCACCCGCGCACCCTCGGCGCCGACACCGAGCAGTTCTGGCAGGCCGCGGCCAAGCTCGGCTACATCGGCGTGAACCTGCCGGAGGCGTACGGCGGTGGCGGCGGCGGCATCACCGAACTCTCCCTGGTCCTCGAAGAGATGGGCGCCGCCGGCAACCCCCTGCTGATGATGATCGTCTCCCCGGCGATCTGCGGCACCGTCATCTCCCGCTTCGGCACCGAGGCGCAGAAACAGGACTGGCTCCCCACCCTCGCCGACGGAACCCGCATGATGTCCTTCGGCATCACCGAACCCGACGCCGGCTCCAACAGCCACCGCATCACCACGACCGCCCGCCGCGACGGCACCGACTGGATCCTCACCGGCCGCAAGGTCTTCATCAGCGGCGTCGACATCTCCGACGCCACCCTCGTCGTCGGCCGCACCGAGGACGCCCGCACCGGCAAGCTCAAGCCCTGCCTGTTCATCGTCCCCCGCGACACCCCCGGCTTCGAGCGCCGCCGGATCGACATGGAACTGAACGCCGCCGAGAAGCAGTTCGAGCTGACCCTGGACGACGTACGGCTGCCCGCCGACGCGCTCGTCGGCGACGAGGACGCGGGCCTCCTCCAGCTCTTCGCCGGGCTCAACCCCGAGCGCGTCATGACGGCGGCGTTCGGCATCGGCATGGGGCGCTACGCGCTCTCCCGCGCCCTGGAGTACGCCCGCGAACGCACCGTCTGGAAGACCCCCATCGGCGCCCACCAGGCCATCGCCCACCCCCTCGCCCAGGCGCACATCGACCTGGAACTGGCCCGCCTGATGACGCAGAAGGCGGCCCACCTCTACGACGCCGGCGACGACACGGGCGCCGGCGAGGCCGCCAACATGGCCAAGTACGCCGCCGGGGAGGCCTGCGTGAAGGCCGTCGACCAGGCCGTGCACACCCTCGGCGGCAACGGCCTCACCCGCGAGTTCGGGCTCGCCTCGCTGATAACGGCGTCCCGCGTGGCCCGGATCGCCCCGGTGAGCCGGGAGATGATCCTCAACTACGTCTCCCACCAGACCCTGGGCCTGCCCAAGTCGTACTAG
- a CDS encoding 4-coumarate--CoA ligase family protein, translating to MFRSEYADVPPVDLPIHDAVLGRAAEFGDAPALIDGTDGTTLTYEQVDRFHRRVAAALAEAGVRKGDVLALHSPNTVAFPPAFYAATRAGASVTTVHPLATAEEFAGQLGDSRARWIVTVSPLLDTARRAAELAGGVQEVFVCDSAPGHRSLIDMLVSTAPEPSVTVDPAEDVAVLPYSSGTTGTPKGVMLTHRQIATNLAQLEPLMPAAPGDRVLAVLPFFHIYGLTALMNAPLRLGATVVVLPRFDLEQFLAAIQNHRITSLYVAPPIVLALAKHPLVADYDLSSLKYVVSAAAPLDAKLAAACSRRLGLPPVGQAYGMTELSPGTHVVPLDAMSTAPPGTVGKLIAGTEMRIVSLDDPGEDLPAGESGEILIRGPQVMKGYLGRPDATAAVIDEDGWLHTGDVGHVDGGGTSRSSEAESGGGWLFVVDRVKELIKYKGFQVAPAELEALLLTHPGIADAAVVGAYDDDGNEVPHAHVVRRPAAPGLSEGEVMMYVAERVAPYKRVRRVTFTDGVPRAASGKILRRELRERR from the coding sequence GTGTTCCGCAGCGAGTACGCAGACGTCCCGCCCGTCGACCTGCCCATCCACGACGCCGTGCTCGGCCGCGCCGCCGAGTTCGGCGACGCCCCGGCGCTGATCGACGGCACCGACGGCACCACCCTCACGTACGAGCAGGTGGACCGGTTCCACCGGCGCGTCGCCGCCGCCCTCGCCGAGGCCGGCGTACGCAAGGGCGACGTCCTCGCCCTGCACAGCCCCAACACCGTCGCCTTCCCGCCGGCCTTCTACGCCGCCACGCGCGCGGGTGCCTCGGTCACCACCGTGCACCCGCTCGCCACGGCGGAGGAGTTCGCGGGGCAGCTCGGCGACTCGCGGGCCCGCTGGATCGTCACCGTCTCCCCCCTGCTGGACACCGCCCGCAGGGCCGCCGAACTCGCGGGCGGCGTCCAGGAGGTCTTCGTCTGCGACAGCGCGCCCGGCCACCGGTCGCTCATCGACATGCTGGTGTCCACCGCGCCCGAACCGTCCGTCACCGTCGACCCCGCCGAGGACGTCGCCGTGCTGCCGTACTCCTCGGGCACCACCGGCACCCCGAAGGGCGTGATGCTCACCCACCGGCAGATCGCCACCAACCTCGCCCAGCTCGAACCGCTGATGCCGGCCGCGCCGGGCGACCGCGTCCTGGCGGTGTTGCCCTTTTTCCACATCTACGGCTTGACCGCCCTCATGAACGCCCCGCTGCGGCTCGGCGCCACCGTCGTCGTGCTGCCCCGCTTCGACCTGGAGCAGTTCCTCGCGGCCATCCAGAACCACCGCATCACCAGCCTGTACGTCGCCCCGCCGATCGTCCTCGCCCTCGCCAAGCACCCCCTGGTCGCCGACTACGACCTCTCCTCCCTGAAGTACGTCGTCAGCGCCGCCGCCCCCCTGGACGCGAAGCTCGCCGCCGCCTGCTCGCGGCGGCTGGGCCTGCCGCCGGTCGGCCAGGCGTACGGCATGACGGAACTGTCCCCGGGCACCCACGTCGTCCCCCTGGACGCCATGAGCACCGCGCCGCCCGGCACCGTCGGCAAGCTCATCGCCGGCACCGAGATGCGCATCGTCTCCCTCGACGACCCCGGCGAGGACCTCCCCGCCGGTGAGTCCGGCGAGATCCTCATCCGCGGGCCCCAGGTCATGAAGGGCTACCTGGGCCGCCCCGACGCCACCGCCGCCGTGATCGACGAGGACGGCTGGCTGCACACCGGGGACGTCGGACACGTCGACGGTGGGGGCACCTCCCGCTCGAGCGAAGCCGAGAGTGGGGGAGGTTGGCTGTTCGTCGTCGACCGCGTCAAGGAGCTGATCAAGTACAAGGGCTTCCAGGTCGCCCCCGCCGAACTGGAGGCCCTCCTGCTCACCCACCCGGGCATCGCCGACGCGGCCGTCGTCGGCGCCTACGACGACGACGGCAACGAGGTGCCGCACGCCCACGTGGTGCGCCGGCCGGCCGCGCCCGGCCTCTCGGAGGGCGAGGTCATGATGTACGTCGCCGAACGCGTCGCCCCCTACAAACGCGTCCGCCGGGTCACCTTCACCGACGGCGTGCCCAGGGCGGCCAGCGGGAAGATCCTGCGGCGCGAGCTGAGGGAGCGCCGGTGA
- a CDS encoding enoyl-CoA hydratase family protein, with translation MTLIARTRARGVEALTLDSPHNRNALSAALVGDLATALTEAGEDSDVRAVVLTHAGNTFSAGADLRDPPDPDALVGLLRQIAELPKPVVARVTGHVRAGGLGLLAVCDIAAASPAATFAFTEVRVGVAPAVISLPLLPRTDPRALARYCLTGERFDAAEAARIGLVTAAGDDVDAVLEPVLDGVRRASPQALAETKRLLTARVLEAFDRDAAGLTALSAKLFASPQAREGMTAFLERRDPQWVV, from the coding sequence GTGACCCTGATCGCCCGCACGCGCGCGCGGGGCGTCGAAGCCCTCACCCTCGACTCCCCGCACAACCGCAACGCCCTCTCCGCGGCCCTCGTGGGCGACCTGGCCACCGCCCTCACCGAAGCCGGGGAGGACAGCGACGTCCGCGCCGTCGTCCTCACCCACGCCGGCAACACCTTCAGCGCCGGTGCCGACCTGCGCGACCCGCCCGACCCGGACGCCCTGGTCGGCCTGCTCCGGCAGATCGCCGAGCTGCCCAAACCCGTCGTCGCCCGCGTCACCGGGCACGTCCGCGCGGGCGGCCTCGGCCTGCTGGCGGTGTGCGACATCGCGGCGGCGTCCCCGGCGGCCACGTTCGCCTTCACCGAGGTACGCGTCGGCGTGGCCCCGGCCGTCATCTCCCTCCCGCTCCTGCCCCGCACCGACCCCCGCGCCCTCGCCCGCTACTGCCTCACCGGTGAACGCTTCGACGCCGCCGAGGCCGCCCGCATCGGCCTGGTCACCGCGGCGGGCGACGACGTGGACGCCGTACTGGAACCCGTGCTGGACGGTGTGCGTCGCGCCTCACCACAGGCTCTGGCCGAGACGAAACGGCTGCTCACGGCTAGGGTGCTGGAGGCCTTCGACCGGGACGCGGCCGGCCTGACCGCGCTCTCGGCCAAGCTGTTCGCCTCCCCGCAGGCCCGCGAGGGGATGACGGCCTTCCTCGAACGACGGGATCCGCAATGGGTGGTGTGA
- a CDS encoding TetR/AcrR family transcriptional regulator, protein MGGVSGAVHTADRTERVPKQDRSRATRQRLLEAAVACLAERGWTGSTVSVVAEHAGVSRGAAQHHFPTREDLFTAAVEYVAEERSVALRALFPEGAAADDRRAVVAALVDLYTGPLFRAALHLWVAASNEEQLRGRVTELEARVGRETHRIAVDLLGADETRPGARETVQGLMDMARGLGLANLLTDDAGRRERVVEQWARLLDAALDGTPG, encoded by the coding sequence ATGGGTGGTGTGAGCGGCGCCGTGCACACGGCCGACCGCACGGAGCGCGTTCCCAAGCAGGACCGCAGCCGGGCCACCCGGCAACGGCTCCTCGAAGCCGCCGTGGCCTGCCTCGCCGAACGCGGCTGGACGGGTTCCACGGTCTCCGTCGTCGCCGAACACGCCGGCGTCTCCCGGGGCGCGGCCCAGCACCACTTCCCGACCCGCGAGGACCTCTTCACGGCGGCCGTGGAGTACGTGGCGGAGGAGCGCTCGGTCGCGCTGCGGGCCCTGTTCCCCGAGGGCGCGGCGGCGGACGACCGCAGGGCCGTGGTCGCCGCCCTGGTGGACCTCTACACCGGCCCGCTCTTCCGCGCCGCCCTGCACCTGTGGGTGGCCGCCTCCAACGAGGAGCAGTTGCGCGGCCGGGTGACCGAGCTGGAGGCCCGTGTCGGCCGCGAGACCCACCGCATCGCGGTCGACCTCCTCGGCGCCGACGAGACCCGCCCCGGCGCCCGGGAAACCGTCCAGGGCCTCATGGACATGGCCCGCGGCCTGGGCCTCGCCAACCTCCTCACCGACGACGCGGGCCGCCGGGAACGGGTGGTCGAGCAGTGGGCCCGGCTGCTGGACGCGGCGCTGGACGGGACGCCGGGCTGA
- the pdxH gene encoding pyridoxamine 5'-phosphate oxidase yields the protein MADVTDREADSPVPFDLPSMRKQYRAEGLLETELAATPVEQFARWFKQAATEGGLFEPNAMVVSTADAEGRPGSRTVLLKHFDEQGFVFYTNYDSRKARDLGENPYVSLLFPWHPMARQVIVTGVARRTGRNETAAYFRTRPHGSQLGAWASVQSAVVAGRDALDAAYAELAARYPEGEQVPVPPHWGGFRVVPRAVEFWQGRENRLHDRLRYVAEAGGGWRVERLGP from the coding sequence ATGGCCGACGTGACCGATCGCGAAGCCGACTCCCCCGTCCCCTTCGATCTCCCCTCGATGCGCAAGCAGTACCGGGCCGAAGGGCTCCTGGAAACCGAGCTGGCCGCGACTCCCGTGGAGCAGTTCGCGCGCTGGTTCAAGCAGGCCGCGACGGAGGGCGGGCTGTTCGAGCCGAACGCCATGGTCGTCTCCACGGCGGACGCGGAGGGCCGGCCCGGCTCCCGCACGGTGCTGCTGAAGCACTTCGACGAGCAGGGGTTCGTCTTCTACACCAACTACGACTCCCGCAAGGCGCGGGACCTGGGCGAGAACCCGTACGTCTCGCTGCTGTTCCCCTGGCATCCGATGGCCCGGCAGGTGATCGTGACGGGCGTCGCGCGGCGTACCGGGCGGAACGAGACCGCCGCGTACTTCCGGACCCGGCCGCACGGCTCCCAGTTGGGCGCCTGGGCGAGCGTCCAGTCCGCGGTGGTGGCGGGGCGGGACGCCCTGGACGCCGCGTACGCCGAGCTGGCGGCGCGCTACCCGGAGGGCGAGCAGGTGCCGGTGCCGCCGCACTGGGGCGGGTTCCGGGTGGTGCCGCGGGCCGTGGAGTTCTGGCAGGGGCGGGAGAACCGCCTGCACGACCGGCTGCGGTACGTGGCCGAGGCGGGCGGGGGCTGGCGGGTGGAGCGGCTCGGTCCGTGA
- a CDS encoding citrate synthase 2 encodes MSDFVPGLEGVVAFETEIAEPDKEGGALRYRGVDIEDLVGQVSFGNVWGLLVDGAFNPGLPPAEPFPIPVHSGDIRVDVQSALAMLAPVWGLEPLLDIDAEQARADLARAAVMALSYVAQSARGQGRPMVPQREIDKANSITERFMIRWRGEPDPKHVAAVDAYWTSAAEHGMNASTFTARVIASTGADVAAALSGAVGAMSGPLHGGAPSRVLHMIEEIERTGDAEAYVRKTLDAGERLMGFGHRVYRAEDPRARVLRRTARELGAPRFEVAEALEKAALAELHARRPDRVLATNVEFWAAIMLDFAEVPAHMFTSMFTCARTAGWSAHILEQKRTGRLVRPSARYVGPGSRDPREIEGYAGIVN; translated from the coding sequence ATGTCCGACTTCGTACCCGGGCTCGAGGGAGTCGTCGCGTTCGAAACGGAGATCGCCGAACCCGACAAGGAGGGCGGCGCCCTCCGCTACCGCGGCGTCGACATCGAGGACCTGGTCGGGCAGGTCTCCTTCGGCAACGTCTGGGGCCTGCTCGTCGACGGAGCCTTCAACCCCGGCCTGCCGCCCGCGGAGCCCTTCCCGATCCCGGTCCACTCCGGCGACATCCGCGTCGACGTGCAGTCCGCGCTCGCCATGCTCGCACCCGTCTGGGGCCTCGAACCCCTCCTGGACATCGACGCCGAGCAGGCCCGCGCCGACCTCGCCCGCGCCGCCGTCATGGCCCTGTCCTACGTCGCCCAGTCGGCCCGCGGCCAGGGCCGGCCCATGGTCCCGCAGCGCGAGATCGACAAGGCGAACTCGATCACCGAACGCTTCATGATCCGCTGGCGCGGCGAGCCCGACCCCAAGCACGTCGCCGCGGTCGACGCCTACTGGACCTCCGCCGCCGAGCACGGCATGAACGCGTCCACCTTCACCGCCCGCGTCATCGCCTCCACCGGCGCCGACGTGGCGGCCGCCCTCTCCGGTGCCGTGGGCGCCATGTCCGGCCCGCTGCACGGCGGCGCCCCCTCCCGCGTCCTGCACATGATCGAGGAGATCGAGCGCACCGGGGACGCCGAGGCCTACGTCAGGAAGACCCTCGACGCCGGCGAACGCCTCATGGGCTTCGGCCACCGCGTCTACCGCGCGGAGGACCCCCGCGCCCGCGTCCTGCGCCGCACCGCCCGCGAACTGGGCGCCCCGCGCTTCGAGGTCGCCGAAGCCCTGGAGAAGGCCGCCCTGGCGGAACTCCACGCCCGCCGCCCCGACCGCGTACTGGCCACCAACGTCGAGTTCTGGGCCGCGATCATGCTGGACTTCGCCGAGGTCCCGGCCCACATGTTCACCTCGATGTTCACCTGTGCCCGCACCGCCGGCTGGTCGGCCCACATCCTCGAGCAGAAGCGCACCGGCCGCCTGGTGCGCCCCTCGGCCCGCTACGTGGGCCCCGGCTCCCGCGACCCGCGCGAGATCGAGGGCTACGCCGGCATCGTGAACTGA
- a CDS encoding PAS domain S-box protein — MSASRRSGTTDELGPDEPEQPERDGADLLAALLDGMDAALCAFDGQGVVTHWNREAERILGWTAAEAVGRQGFAGWAVRRADAGEVEERLLSAMRAPGRQVHEFALLTKDGGRVLVRMQSAAVRGPDGRPAGVYCAFSEVHTQIDLERSIALSEALLEDASWGVVLVDVDLRPAVVNAHAARALGTGRTAVLGRPLGDLLAQGVEELENALTHVLAEGAPPAPAEVWVSVRTKEGERRRCWRSGFVRLASPLAEEPVPLGVGWLFQDVTESKQAEQEAALLRFRANQLHRAARAAAECEDPAEAAVVHLDFALAGFADHALIDRVVGGAVTDTDASDPVRLVRVAATPSGAPGPSVPTGTTGMPVRYGEGHPAVQCVERAGSVRASAGVRAVPAERVREWAAARQWPADTVHGLCAVLRSRGRTLGVVTFLRGSGRSAFERSDAMYAEDVAVRIATALDLAGAVDER; from the coding sequence GTGAGTGCTTCCCGGCGTAGTGGGACCACCGACGAGCTGGGGCCGGACGAGCCGGAGCAGCCCGAGCGGGACGGCGCGGACCTGTTGGCCGCGCTCCTCGACGGGATGGACGCCGCCCTGTGCGCCTTCGACGGCCAGGGCGTCGTCACGCATTGGAACCGCGAGGCGGAGCGGATCCTGGGCTGGACCGCGGCCGAGGCCGTGGGGCGGCAGGGCTTCGCCGGGTGGGCCGTGCGCCGGGCGGACGCCGGGGAGGTCGAGGAGCGGCTGCTGTCCGCGATGCGGGCCCCGGGGCGGCAGGTGCACGAGTTCGCGCTGCTCACCAAGGACGGCGGGCGGGTGCTGGTGCGCATGCAGTCCGCGGCCGTACGCGGTCCCGACGGCAGGCCCGCCGGGGTGTACTGCGCGTTCAGCGAGGTGCACACGCAGATCGACCTGGAGCGGTCCATCGCGCTGAGCGAGGCCCTGCTGGAGGACGCGAGCTGGGGCGTCGTCCTGGTGGACGTGGATCTGCGCCCCGCCGTCGTGAACGCCCACGCGGCGCGTGCGCTGGGCACCGGGCGTACGGCCGTACTGGGCCGGCCGCTCGGCGATCTGCTCGCCCAGGGCGTCGAGGAGCTGGAGAACGCGCTGACGCACGTGCTGGCGGAGGGCGCGCCGCCCGCGCCCGCCGAGGTCTGGGTGAGCGTGCGCACCAAGGAGGGTGAGCGGCGCCGGTGCTGGCGCAGCGGGTTCGTGCGGCTGGCCTCGCCGCTGGCGGAGGAGCCGGTGCCGCTGGGCGTCGGCTGGCTGTTCCAGGACGTCACGGAGAGCAAGCAGGCCGAGCAGGAGGCGGCGCTGCTGCGGTTCCGGGCCAATCAACTGCACCGGGCGGCGCGTGCGGCGGCCGAGTGCGAGGACCCGGCGGAGGCGGCGGTCGTCCACCTGGACTTCGCGCTCGCCGGGTTCGCCGACCACGCCCTGATCGACCGGGTCGTGGGCGGGGCGGTGACCGACACCGACGCGTCCGACCCGGTCCGGCTGGTCCGGGTCGCGGCCACGCCGTCCGGCGCGCCGGGGCCGAGCGTGCCGACCGGGACGACGGGGATGCCGGTGCGGTACGGCGAGGGGCATCCGGCGGTGCAGTGCGTGGAGCGGGCCGGCTCGGTGCGGGCCAGCGCGGGTGTCCGGGCGGTGCCGGCCGAGCGGGTGCGCGAGTGGGCCGCGGCCCGGCAGTGGCCGGCGGACACGGTGCACGGCCTGTGCGCGGTACTGCGCAGCCGGGGCCGGACGCTGGGCGTCGTCACGTTTCTGCGGGGCTCCGGACGGAGCGCCTTCGAGCGGTCCGACGCGATGTACGCCGAGGACGTGGCGGTCCGCATCGCGACGGCGCTGGACCTGGCGGGCGCGGTGGACGAGCGGTAG